The following are encoded together in the Candidatus Thermoplasmatota archaeon genome:
- a CDS encoding cupredoxin domain-containing protein translates to MTFRAILATLVLAALLATPAAEAAEPRKVFVYLHEFPNALHIAPESIEVERGSEVTLVVANVETNKRTHDFAIEGLGHSTGDLAPGQTATLTFVADKAGTFEYRSTKAGEREAGMRGELVVAGEPEPARTPAGGVAWALLAFAAIALARGRER, encoded by the coding sequence ATGACCTTCCGCGCGATCCTCGCGACGCTCGTCCTCGCGGCGCTCCTCGCGACGCCCGCCGCCGAGGCCGCGGAGCCGAGGAAGGTCTTCGTCTACCTCCACGAGTTCCCGAACGCCCTCCACATCGCGCCCGAGTCCATCGAGGTCGAGCGCGGGTCGGAGGTGACGCTCGTCGTGGCGAACGTCGAGACGAACAAGCGCACCCACGATTTCGCGATCGAGGGGCTCGGCCACTCGACGGGCGACCTCGCCCCCGGCCAGACCGCGACCCTGACCTTCGTCGCCGACAAGGCGGGCACGTTCGAATACCGTTCGACCAAGGCCGGCGAACGCGAGGCCGGGATGCGCGGCGAGCTCGTCGTCGCGGGCGAACCCGAGCCGGCGCGGACGCCCGCGGGCGGCGTCGCGTGGGCGCTCCTTGCCTTCGCGGCCATCGCCCTCGCGCGCGGCCGGGAGCGATGA
- a CDS encoding CopD family protein, which produces MAEAHAVLQSASPAPNGRGDLGTNVVEIRFTENVERRYTDAEVHSLAREAMKAGPIQFDDAAANVIRVPVKPLTDGIYVVEWRTLSVDTHTAKGSFVFSVGNATLRYTADPVSHDHSSHEGGAVLGEGAARGVFYAGAFLAFGLPLFALAVLREPRWPRRVLAPAAAGALLAVAGGATVLLAFAARLEMTVAAAIQTEAGGFLAARAGAALVAAPLLAYAAWRRDAPRSVAVAGGAAALAALVATALGSHAAAVSENRLAAVGADLAHLLVAAFWLGGIVGLVAMLPGRDAREAGRLVGRFTPLAIPSVAVLVLTGAYATFLHVQRISDLWSTTYGLAILAKLGLVAVLALLGAANGLWIGPRLARGEGGPRVLRRLVLVETGLLAFALVAAGVLASSPPPDQDVLAGSQGPTAWQRDATTDTTHVTLSIRPDPPTAGLQRITVALHPLEGGALPEGTEVALKVAGPGEREPESLLTPERVGFDQWVAEDAFFTEPGTWRVWVLMQRPDEYRKLVFEVPVVASG; this is translated from the coding sequence GTGGCGGAAGCGCACGCCGTCCTCCAATCCGCCTCGCCGGCCCCGAACGGCCGCGGCGACCTCGGCACGAACGTGGTCGAAATCCGCTTCACGGAAAACGTGGAGCGCCGCTACACGGACGCGGAAGTCCACTCCCTCGCGCGCGAGGCGATGAAAGCAGGCCCCATCCAGTTCGACGACGCGGCAGCGAACGTCATCCGCGTGCCCGTGAAGCCGCTCACCGACGGCATCTACGTCGTCGAGTGGCGCACGCTCAGCGTCGATACGCACACCGCGAAGGGGTCGTTCGTGTTCAGCGTCGGGAACGCCACGCTGCGCTACACCGCCGACCCCGTCTCGCACGACCACAGCTCGCATGAGGGCGGAGCGGTCCTCGGCGAGGGCGCCGCGCGGGGCGTCTTCTACGCGGGCGCGTTCCTCGCTTTCGGCCTACCCCTCTTCGCGCTCGCCGTCCTGCGGGAACCCCGCTGGCCGCGCCGCGTCCTCGCGCCCGCCGCCGCGGGAGCGCTGCTTGCGGTCGCGGGCGGCGCGACCGTGCTCCTCGCCTTCGCGGCGCGACTCGAGATGACCGTCGCGGCGGCCATCCAGACGGAGGCCGGCGGCTTCCTTGCGGCGCGCGCGGGCGCCGCGCTCGTCGCCGCGCCCCTGCTCGCCTACGCCGCGTGGCGCCGCGACGCGCCGCGCTCCGTCGCCGTCGCGGGCGGGGCCGCCGCGCTCGCGGCGCTCGTCGCGACGGCGCTCGGAAGCCACGCGGCCGCCGTCTCCGAGAACCGCCTCGCGGCCGTCGGCGCGGACCTCGCGCACCTCCTCGTCGCGGCCTTCTGGCTCGGCGGCATCGTCGGCCTCGTCGCGATGCTTCCCGGCCGCGACGCGCGGGAAGCGGGCCGGCTCGTCGGACGCTTCACGCCGCTCGCCATCCCGAGCGTCGCGGTTTTGGTCCTCACGGGCGCCTATGCGACCTTCCTCCACGTTCAGCGGATCTCCGACCTGTGGTCGACGACGTACGGGCTCGCCATCCTCGCGAAGCTCGGGCTCGTCGCCGTCCTCGCGCTCCTCGGCGCGGCGAACGGGCTCTGGATCGGCCCTCGCCTCGCGCGCGGCGAAGGCGGCCCCCGCGTCCTGCGCCGCCTCGTCCTCGTCGAGACGGGACTTCTCGCCTTCGCGCTCGTCGCCGCGGGGGTCCTCGCCTCGTCGCCGCCACCCGACCAGGACGTTCTCGCGGGCTCCCAGGGGCCGACGGCCTGGCAGCGCGACGCGACCACCGATACGACCCACGTGACCCTTTCGATCCGTCCCGATCCGCCCACGGCGGGTCTTCAACGCATCACCGTCGCGCTCCACCCGCTCGAAGGCGGGGCGCTTCCCGAAGGGACCGAGGTGGCGCTCAAGGTGGCGGGCCCGGGCGAGCGCGAGCCCGAGTCGCTCCTCACGCCCGAGCGCGTCGGCTTCGACCAATGGGTGGCCGAGGACGCCTTCTTCACGGAGCCCGGAACATGGCGCGTGTGGGTGCTCATGCAGAGGCCCGATGAGTACCGGAAGCTCGTTTTCGAGGTCCCGGTCGTCGCGAGCGGGTAG
- a CDS encoding transcription factor S, whose translation MFCPNDKALLKPVAGVLTCPKCNWQKTGKAQSVVVKGAAVEKEQVIVDVEKDKISQLPTASYFCEKCGHDTAYYFFRQTRSADEATTRFLECTKCGYKWREYR comes from the coding sequence ATGTTCTGCCCCAACGACAAGGCCCTCCTCAAGCCCGTCGCCGGCGTGCTCACCTGCCCGAAGTGCAACTGGCAGAAGACGGGCAAGGCCCAGAGCGTCGTCGTGAAAGGCGCCGCCGTCGAGAAGGAGCAGGTCATCGTCGACGTCGAGAAGGACAAGATCTCGCAGCTCCCCACGGCGAGCTACTTCTGCGAGAAGTGCGGCCACGACACCGCTTACTACTTCTTCCGCCAGACCCGCAGCGCGGATGAGGCGACGACGCGGTTCCTCGAGTGCACCAAATGTGGCTACAAGTGGCGCGAGTACCGCTGA